A single Polyodon spathula isolate WHYD16114869_AA chromosome 6, ASM1765450v1, whole genome shotgun sequence DNA region contains:
- the LOC121317237 gene encoding CB1 cannabinoid receptor-interacting protein 1-like translates to MGDIPQLIKIGVSLKIQPNNGPVFFKVDGQRFGQNRTIKLLTGSKYNIEVVVKPGAITALTMGIGGVNFPLEQTSKDPQVVTYTGIYDTEGVPHTKSGERQPVQMNIQFNEVGTFETVWQVKYYNYHKRDHCQWGNSFSSIEYECKPNETRSLMWINKEMFH, encoded by the exons aTGGGTGACATTCCGCAATTAATAAAAATCGGAGTTTCTCTGAAAATACAACCTAACAACGGCCCAGTATTTTTTAAAGTAGACGGGCAGAGATTCGGTCAGAATAGGACAATAAAATTACTAACGGGATCTAAGTACAACATCGAAGTGGTTGTGAAGCCCGGAGCAATTACAGCACT AACAATGGGTATAGGTGGAGTGAACTTCCCCTTGGAGCAGACATCTAAAGACCCTCAAGTTGTCACTTACACTGGAATCTATGACACCGAAGGAGTGCCCCATACCAAAAGTGGGGAGAGACAGCCTGTGCAAATGAATATACAG TTCAATGAGGTTGGCACTTTTGAGACCGTTTGGCAAGTCAAGTACTACAACTACCACAAGAGGGATCACTGTCAGTGGGGGAACAGCTTCAGCAGCATTGAGTACGAATGTAAACCCAACGAGACACGCAGTCTCATGTGGATCAACAAGGAGATGTTTCATTGA